The following coding sequences lie in one Labrus bergylta chromosome 5, fLabBer1.1, whole genome shotgun sequence genomic window:
- the si:ch73-361p23.3 gene encoding tumor necrosis factor receptor superfamily member 4 isoform X2 — protein MCFLGGRGSLDEPAETEAGHRVVTRGCELCPDKFYQPDTNPSKTCRLCTHCDENSGSFVKVECTRETNRICQCLKGFVASDSDSSTCKCDIGYGKNQKECLKCEDGYFSNRINSPCRKWKKCSAGVNITGTTTSDVVCNDKSKTYVTTASAGLLTSLITRVTKERSHKGAEIRKEDTTRNPLSVTSAPVQRIPPELKVKPPTPSNTSSYIGIILFLFLIGLLALPAVVICKMYITPCRQRKPAVRTQDSLCRTPVEETVCPLSNSIQESPDEKLATSQLIL, from the exons atgtgttttttgggggggagagGATCACTGGACGAACCCGCTGAAACAGAAGCAG GTCATAGAGTGGTAACTCGTGGATGTGAGTTATGCCCTGATAAATTTTACCAGCCTGACACGAACCCGTCCAAAACTTGCAGATTGTGTACACATTGCGATGAGA ACTCGGGAAGTTTTGTTAAAGTGGAATGCACAAGAGAGACCAACAGAATATGTCAGTGCCTTAAAGGGTTTGTTGCCAGTGACAGTGATTCTTCCACTTGCAAATGTGACATAGGATATGGCAAAAATCAAAAAG AATGCTTAAAATGTGAAGATGGATATTTCAGCAATCGTATCAACTCACCCTGTcgaaaatggaaaaa ATGTAGCGCAGGAGTGAATATTACTGGAACTACGACCTCAGATGTTGTCTGTAATGACAAATCCAAGACCTACGTCACTACAGCCTCTGCAGGCCTGTTAACTTCTTTAATCACACGCGTGACAAAAGAACGTTCACACAAGGGGGCTGAAATTCGGAAGGAAGATACCACCAGGAACCCCTTATCCGTCACATCCGCTCCAGTACAAAGAATCCCCCCTGAGCTAAAAGTGAAGCCTCCCACTCCCTCTAACACAAGCAGTTACATTG gTATTATCCTCTTCCTATTTTTAATTGGGCTTCTTGCTTTGCCTGCTGTGGTGATCTGCAAGATGTACATAACTCCTTGCCGACAGAGAAAACCAGCGGTTCGAA cacaggACTCATTGTGTCGGACGCCGGTTGAAGAAACGGTCTGTCCTCTCTCAAACAGTATCCAAGAGAGCCCTGACGAGAAACTGGCAACAAGTCAACTCATACTGTGA
- the si:ch73-361p23.3 gene encoding tumor necrosis factor receptor superfamily member 4 isoform X3, giving the protein MCFLGGRGSLDEPAETEADSGSFVKVECTRETNRICQCLKGFVASDSDSSTCKCDIGYGKNQKECLKCEDGYFSNRINSPCRKWKKCSAGVNITGTTTSDVVCNDKSKTYVTTASAGLLTSLITRVTKERSHKGAEIRKEDTTRNPLSVTSAPVQRIPPELKVKPPTPSNTSSYIGIILFLFLIGLLALPAVVICKMYITPCRQRKPAVRTQDSLCRTPVEETVCPLSNSIQESPDEKLATSQLIL; this is encoded by the exons atgtgttttttgggggggagagGATCACTGGACGAACCCGCTGAAACAGAAGCAG ACTCGGGAAGTTTTGTTAAAGTGGAATGCACAAGAGAGACCAACAGAATATGTCAGTGCCTTAAAGGGTTTGTTGCCAGTGACAGTGATTCTTCCACTTGCAAATGTGACATAGGATATGGCAAAAATCAAAAAG AATGCTTAAAATGTGAAGATGGATATTTCAGCAATCGTATCAACTCACCCTGTcgaaaatggaaaaa ATGTAGCGCAGGAGTGAATATTACTGGAACTACGACCTCAGATGTTGTCTGTAATGACAAATCCAAGACCTACGTCACTACAGCCTCTGCAGGCCTGTTAACTTCTTTAATCACACGCGTGACAAAAGAACGTTCACACAAGGGGGCTGAAATTCGGAAGGAAGATACCACCAGGAACCCCTTATCCGTCACATCCGCTCCAGTACAAAGAATCCCCCCTGAGCTAAAAGTGAAGCCTCCCACTCCCTCTAACACAAGCAGTTACATTG gTATTATCCTCTTCCTATTTTTAATTGGGCTTCTTGCTTTGCCTGCTGTGGTGATCTGCAAGATGTACATAACTCCTTGCCGACAGAGAAAACCAGCGGTTCGAA cacaggACTCATTGTGTCGGACGCCGGTTGAAGAAACGGTCTGTCCTCTCTCAAACAGTATCCAAGAGAGCCCTGACGAGAAACTGGCAACAAGTCAACTCATACTGTGA
- the si:ch73-361p23.3 gene encoding tumor necrosis factor receptor superfamily member 4 isoform X1: protein MVLLRWLLLTLIFFELVFNLDARSCPKGHRVVTRGCELCPDKFYQPDTNPSKTCRLCTHCDENSGSFVKVECTRETNRICQCLKGFVASDSDSSTCKCDIGYGKNQKECLKCEDGYFSNRINSPCRKWKKCSAGVNITGTTTSDVVCNDKSKTYVTTASAGLLTSLITRVTKERSHKGAEIRKEDTTRNPLSVTSAPVQRIPPELKVKPPTPSNTSSYIGIILFLFLIGLLALPAVVICKMYITPCRQRKPAVRTQDSLCRTPVEETVCPLSNSIQESPDEKLATSQLIL from the exons ATGGTTCTGCTCAGATGGCTTTTattgactttgattttttttgaacTCGTCTTTAATTTAGATGCCAGGTCATGCCCAAAAG GTCATAGAGTGGTAACTCGTGGATGTGAGTTATGCCCTGATAAATTTTACCAGCCTGACACGAACCCGTCCAAAACTTGCAGATTGTGTACACATTGCGATGAGA ACTCGGGAAGTTTTGTTAAAGTGGAATGCACAAGAGAGACCAACAGAATATGTCAGTGCCTTAAAGGGTTTGTTGCCAGTGACAGTGATTCTTCCACTTGCAAATGTGACATAGGATATGGCAAAAATCAAAAAG AATGCTTAAAATGTGAAGATGGATATTTCAGCAATCGTATCAACTCACCCTGTcgaaaatggaaaaa ATGTAGCGCAGGAGTGAATATTACTGGAACTACGACCTCAGATGTTGTCTGTAATGACAAATCCAAGACCTACGTCACTACAGCCTCTGCAGGCCTGTTAACTTCTTTAATCACACGCGTGACAAAAGAACGTTCACACAAGGGGGCTGAAATTCGGAAGGAAGATACCACCAGGAACCCCTTATCCGTCACATCCGCTCCAGTACAAAGAATCCCCCCTGAGCTAAAAGTGAAGCCTCCCACTCCCTCTAACACAAGCAGTTACATTG gTATTATCCTCTTCCTATTTTTAATTGGGCTTCTTGCTTTGCCTGCTGTGGTGATCTGCAAGATGTACATAACTCCTTGCCGACAGAGAAAACCAGCGGTTCGAA cacaggACTCATTGTGTCGGACGCCGGTTGAAGAAACGGTCTGTCCTCTCTCAAACAGTATCCAAGAGAGCCCTGACGAGAAACTGGCAACAAGTCAACTCATACTGTGA